One region of Manis pentadactyla isolate mManPen7 chromosome 9, mManPen7.hap1, whole genome shotgun sequence genomic DNA includes:
- the LOC118912085 gene encoding olfactory receptor 51G2-like, whose amino-acid sequence MHFIPGKACSSGIMFPFNSTKSTFSTFQVTGIPGLEAVHIWISIPFCAMFFITLVGNGIIMTVIWKEQALHVPMYLFLVMLAASDLGLSLFTFPSLLRIFWLDAREFTLSACFTQMFFIHTFQDFESATILAMAFDRYVAISRPLHYASILTNSVIARIGLAIVVRTLTVQIPLPILLRRLCFCRSNVLSHSYCLHPDILKLSCSNTRINSIFGLFVVLSTMGLDFLLILFSYVLILKTVLSIASRGGHLKALNTCISHLCAVFLFFTPMICLSMLHRFVPKLPSHIYVLMANMHFLIPPVMNPIVYVVKTKQIRDKIMKLFIKKGPGKCQVTLKT is encoded by the coding sequence ATGCATTTTATTCCAGGAAAGGCTTGCAGCTCTGGAATCATGTTTCCCTTCAACAGCACCAAGTCCACATTCTCCACCTTCCAGGTGACAGGCattcctgggctggaggctgtgCACATCTGGATCTCCATACCCTTCTGTGCCATGTTCTTCATTACCTTGGTGGGCAACGGGATCATCATGACGGTTATCTGGAAGGAACAGGCCCTCCATGTGCCTATGTACCTCTTCCTGGTCATGCTGGCTGCCTCTGATCTGGGTCTGTCCCTCTTCACCTTTCCTTCACTGCTGAGGATCTTCTGGCTGGATGCTCGAGAGTTCACTCTCTCTGCTTGCTTCACCCAAATGTTTTTTATTCACACTTTCCAGGATTTCGAGTCAGCTACCATATTGGCAATGGCCtttgaccgctatgtggccatttcTCGTCCATTGCACTATGCCTCCATCCTCACCAATAGTGTAATTGCCAGGATAGGTTTGGCCATTGTTGTGCGAACCTTGACTGTACAGATACCCCTCCCCATCCTCTTGAGGAGGCTGTGCTTCTGTCGCTCCAATGTACTTTCTCATTCCTACTGCCTGCATCCTGACATCTTAAAACTCTCCTGTTCTAACACTAGGATCAATAGCATCTTTGGACTGTTTGTGGTGCTCTCCACTATGGGACTTGATTTCCTCCTCattctcttttcttatgtcctgaTACTGAAAACTGTACTGAGCATTGCATCCCGTGGTGGCCATCTAAAGGCTCTTAACACTTGTATTTCCCATCTCTgtgctgttttccttttcttcacaccCATGATCTGCCTGTCTATGCTGCACCGCTTTGTCCCGAAACTTCCCTCACACATCTATGTACTCATGGCCAACATGCATTTCCTCATTCCTCCAGTGATGAATCCTATTGTGTATGTGGTGAAAACCAAGCAGATAAGAGATAAAATTATGAAACTCTTCATCAAAAAAGGACCAGGAAAATGCCAAGTCACACTTAAAACATGA